The following are from one region of the Haemophilus parainfluenzae genome:
- the tusA gene encoding sulfurtransferase TusA has product MTEITVDKTLDTVGLRCPEPVMLVRKNIRHMNEGEVLLILADDPATTRDIPSFCQFMEHTLLASETKDTPFKYWVKKG; this is encoded by the coding sequence ATGACTGAAATTACTGTCGATAAAACCCTTGATACCGTTGGTTTACGTTGTCCTGAACCTGTAATGCTCGTGAGAAAAAACATTCGCCACATGAATGAAGGTGAAGTGCTGCTTATTTTGGCGGACGACCCTGCCACGACTCGCGATATTCCCAGTTTCTGCCAATTTATGGAACATACCCTTTTAGCGAGTGAAACCAAAGACACACCTTTTAAATACTGGGTGAAAAAAGGCTAA
- a CDS encoding YigZ family protein codes for MAEYLIPKSAVVFEEEIKKSRFITYLQHTEGLEQAKAFWAEIKAQHPNARHHCWAAVAGKPTDSQQLGFSDDGEPAGTAGKPMLSALQGSQIGEISAVVVRYYGGILLGTGGLVRAYGNGVQQALKLLETERKVERQLFQVHCDYAQLNWIQILCEQHQIEIYQQDFQVQITLQLGISEDQIKPFEQALIERSAGTLKLEEMN; via the coding sequence ATGGCTGAATACCTTATCCCCAAAAGTGCGGTCGTTTTTGAAGAAGAAATTAAGAAAAGTCGATTTATCACGTATTTGCAACATACGGAAGGACTTGAACAAGCCAAAGCTTTTTGGGCAGAAATTAAAGCGCAGCACCCTAATGCCCGCCATCATTGTTGGGCGGCAGTGGCCGGCAAGCCAACGGATTCTCAACAATTAGGCTTTTCCGATGACGGTGAGCCAGCAGGTACTGCAGGGAAACCGATGCTATCCGCTTTGCAAGGTAGCCAAATCGGTGAGATTAGTGCCGTAGTTGTTCGTTATTATGGTGGCATTTTATTAGGCACTGGCGGTTTAGTTCGTGCTTATGGAAATGGTGTTCAGCAAGCTTTAAAATTATTAGAAACTGAACGAAAAGTAGAACGTCAGTTATTCCAAGTTCATTGTGATTATGCACAATTAAATTGGATCCAAATTTTATGTGAACAGCATCAAATTGAAATTTATCAGCAAGATTTTCAAGTGCAGATTACATTGCAGTTAGGCATTAGTGAAGATCAAATTAAACCTTTTGAACAAGCATTAATTGAGCGTTCTGCAGGAACGTTGAAATTAGAAGAAATGAATTAA
- a CDS encoding TrkH family potassium uptake protein has protein sequence MHILSIIRIIGILIICFSGTMLIPAFVALIYGDGGGKAFMQAFALSLTVGMLLWWPCHHHKQELRSRDGFLIVVAFWFVLGGLATLPLLLFDSPHLTVASAVFEAFSGLTTTGATVMTGLDNLPKAILFYRQFLQWLGGMGIIVLAIAIIPLLGIGGMQLYRAEMSGPMKDQKIQPRIAETAKALWFVYFFLTMSCALAYWLAGMTPFDAITHSFSTVSIGGFSTHDASIGYFNSSAINFITVIFLWISACNFALHFRAFSTLGRENILKIYTKDPEFRFFMSIQILLIVVCTLVMISHQYFDSSWQDFEQVVFQAVSISTTTGYSTSNFAEWPSFVPMLLIIASFIGGCAGSVGGGLRVARILVLYLQGARELKRFVHPNLVYPIKWGQNVLDERVIGSIWAFFSAYLLVFTICLLSVIACGVEPFDAFNAVLASINNLGPGLGSVSSNMTAMPDSAKWILTIAMVCGRLEIFTLLALFTPAFWKA, from the coding sequence GTGCATATTTTATCCATTATTCGGATTATCGGCATTTTGATCATATGTTTTTCCGGCACGATGCTGATTCCAGCCTTTGTGGCGCTTATTTATGGCGATGGCGGCGGTAAAGCGTTTATGCAAGCTTTTGCATTAAGCTTAACCGTGGGCATGTTGCTTTGGTGGCCTTGTCATCACCACAAACAAGAATTGCGATCTCGTGATGGTTTCTTAATTGTGGTCGCATTTTGGTTCGTTTTGGGCGGCCTAGCAACCTTGCCATTGCTATTATTTGATTCACCTCATTTAACAGTGGCTTCCGCCGTGTTTGAAGCATTTTCCGGGCTAACAACCACGGGTGCTACCGTCATGACAGGATTAGATAATTTACCGAAAGCGATTCTGTTTTATCGTCAATTCCTACAATGGTTAGGCGGGATGGGGATCATCGTACTTGCGATTGCGATTATTCCTTTATTAGGTATTGGCGGAATGCAGTTATACCGTGCAGAAATGTCAGGTCCAATGAAAGATCAGAAAATTCAACCTCGGATAGCAGAAACGGCAAAAGCACTGTGGTTTGTTTATTTCTTTCTAACCATGTCTTGTGCTTTGGCTTATTGGCTAGCGGGCATGACACCGTTCGATGCGATTACGCATAGTTTTTCAACAGTATCTATTGGTGGTTTTTCTACTCATGATGCCAGTATCGGCTATTTTAATAGTTCGGCGATTAATTTTATCACCGTCATTTTCCTGTGGATTTCGGCTTGTAACTTCGCATTGCACTTCAGAGCATTTTCGACCTTAGGACGAGAAAATATTTTGAAGATTTATACAAAAGATCCAGAATTCCGCTTCTTTATGAGTATTCAAATTTTGCTTATCGTGGTTTGTACATTGGTGATGATAAGCCATCAATATTTTGATTCCTCATGGCAAGATTTTGAGCAAGTCGTATTCCAAGCCGTATCGATTTCAACTACAACAGGCTACTCCACATCGAATTTCGCTGAATGGCCTTCTTTTGTACCGATGTTATTAATTATTGCTTCTTTTATTGGGGGGTGTGCAGGCTCAGTTGGTGGTGGTTTGCGTGTTGCGCGGATTTTAGTGCTATATCTTCAAGGTGCGAGAGAGCTAAAACGATTTGTTCACCCAAATTTAGTGTATCCAATTAAATGGGGTCAAAATGTCCTTGATGAACGTGTGATTGGAAGTATTTGGGCCTTTTTCTCTGCATATCTATTGGTATTTACTATTTGTTTATTAAGTGTGATTGCATGTGGTGTCGAACCTTTTGATGCATTTAATGCAGTGTTGGCAAGTATTAATAACCTTGGACCAGGATTAGGTTCAGTAAGCAGTAATATGACGGCGATGCCAGATAGTGCTAAATGGATACTCACCATTGCGATGGTATGCGGTCGTTTAGAAATTTTTACATTATTGGCGCTCTTCACACCAGCGTTTTGGAAGGCATAA
- the hemG gene encoding menaquinone-dependent protoporphyrinogen IX dehydrogenase: MKTLILYSSRDGQTKKIAEFMAQHLEGDVVVSPLMEEQDLKLFDRVIIGASVRYGHFNKQVYRFVERHHELLNAKSAVFFGVGLTARKEGKDTPEGNVYVRKFLQRIKWTPAKVGVFAGALLYPRYKWIDRVMIQLIMKITGGETDSTKEIEYTNWGKVKAFVESLNS, encoded by the coding sequence ATGAAAACATTAATTTTATATTCAAGCCGTGATGGACAAACTAAAAAGATTGCTGAATTTATGGCTCAGCATCTTGAAGGTGATGTAGTTGTTTCACCGTTAATGGAAGAACAGGATCTTAAACTTTTTGATCGCGTAATTATTGGGGCATCCGTTCGTTATGGTCACTTTAATAAACAGGTATATCGTTTTGTAGAACGCCATCACGAATTGTTGAATGCAAAAAGTGCGGTCTTTTTTGGTGTAGGTTTAACCGCGAGAAAAGAAGGAAAAGATACGCCAGAGGGAAATGTTTATGTTCGTAAGTTCCTTCAACGCATAAAATGGACTCCGGCAAAAGTAGGCGTGTTTGCAGGTGCGTTGCTATATCCTCGTTATAAATGGATTGATCGTGTCATGATCCAATTAATTATGAAAATTACAGGTGGTGAAACAGATTCGACCAAAGAAATTGAATATACCAACTGGGGAAAAGTAAAGGCATTTGTAGAAAGTCTGAATTCGTAG
- the def gene encoding peptide deformylase: MTALNVLIYPDDHLKIVCEPVAEVNDDIRKIVDDMFDTMYQEEGIGLAAPQVDILQRIITIDIEGDKQNQLVLINPEILASEGETGIEEGCLSIPGFRALVPRKEKVTVKALDRHGKEFTLDADGLLAICIQHEIDHLNGILFVDYLSPLKRQRIKEKLVKYKKQIAKQ, encoded by the coding sequence ATGACCGCACTTAATGTATTAATTTATCCAGATGATCACCTAAAGATTGTTTGTGAGCCAGTTGCAGAAGTCAATGATGACATTCGCAAAATTGTAGATGATATGTTTGATACGATGTATCAAGAAGAAGGTATTGGCCTTGCTGCACCACAGGTAGATATCTTGCAACGTATTATTACGATTGATATTGAAGGAGACAAACAAAATCAGCTAGTGTTGATCAATCCAGAAATTTTAGCGTCAGAAGGTGAAACAGGTATTGAAGAAGGTTGTTTATCTATTCCTGGATTCCGTGCCTTAGTGCCCCGTAAAGAAAAAGTCACGGTAAAAGCGTTAGATCGTCATGGAAAAGAATTTACGCTTGATGCAGATGGTTTATTAGCGATCTGTATTCAGCATGAAATCGATCATTTAAACGGTATTTTATTTGTTGATTATCTTTCACCGTTGAAACGTCAACGTATCAAAGAAAAATTAGTGAAATATAAAAAACAAATTGCAAAACAATAA
- the fmt gene encoding methionyl-tRNA formyltransferase, whose protein sequence is MKPLNIIFAGTPDFAAQHLAALLNSHHNIIAVYTQPDKPAGRGKKLQASPVKQLAEQHQIPVYQPKSLRKEEAQAELKALNADVMVVVAYGLILPQAVLDMPRLGCLNVHGSLLPRWRGAAPIQRAIWAGDKQTGVTIMQMDVGLDTGDMLHKVYCDIDAQETSASLYHKLAEIAPSALIDVLDHLEEGKFIAEKQDDSQSNYAEKLSKEEAKLDWSLSAAQLERNIRAFNPWPISFLQLTDEQGNEQTLKVYSAAVLPHVDKPAGTILSIDKKGIQIATKEGVLNLLQLQPAGKKPMSVQDFLNGRADCFQVGKVLN, encoded by the coding sequence ATGAAACCATTGAATATCATCTTTGCCGGTACGCCGGACTTCGCAGCACAACATCTTGCTGCACTTTTAAATTCTCATCACAATATTATTGCTGTTTATACGCAGCCAGATAAACCGGCTGGTCGCGGTAAAAAATTGCAGGCTAGTCCTGTAAAGCAATTAGCAGAACAACATCAAATTCCTGTTTATCAACCAAAATCCTTGCGTAAAGAAGAAGCACAAGCAGAGCTTAAAGCGTTAAATGCTGATGTAATGGTTGTTGTTGCTTATGGTTTGATTTTACCTCAAGCAGTGTTGGATATGCCTCGTTTAGGTTGTTTAAATGTGCATGGCTCTCTCTTACCTCGTTGGCGTGGCGCCGCACCTATTCAGCGCGCTATCTGGGCTGGTGATAAGCAAACCGGTGTGACGATTATGCAAATGGATGTGGGTTTAGATACTGGTGATATGTTACACAAAGTGTATTGCGATATTGATGCACAAGAAACTTCTGCTTCGCTTTACCATAAATTAGCTGAAATTGCGCCGTCTGCATTGATTGATGTTTTGGATCATTTGGAAGAAGGGAAATTTATTGCAGAAAAACAAGATGATAGCCAAAGTAACTATGCAGAGAAACTTTCCAAAGAAGAGGCTAAATTAGATTGGTCGCTATCGGCAGCCCAGCTTGAACGTAATATTCGCGCGTTTAATCCTTGGCCGATAAGTTTTCTACAATTAACCGATGAACAAGGTAATGAACAAACCTTAAAAGTTTATTCTGCTGCCGTGTTGCCACATGTAGATAAACCAGCTGGGACGATTTTAAGTATCGATAAAAAAGGTATCCAAATTGCCACGAAAGAAGGCGTTTTAAATTTATTGCAACTTCAGCCCGCAGGCAAGAAACCTATGTCTGTGCAAGATTTTCTCAATGGTCGAGCTGATTGTTTCCAAGTTGGTAAGGTTCTAAACTAA
- the rsmB gene encoding 16S rRNA (cytosine(967)-C(5))-methyltransferase RsmB produces MVFQRKKTGKSTALSVRAIAAQVILQVLDQGKSLSTLIPEVQSQVKPQDLPLLQEITFGICRVLPRLENIIKKLLDKPLKGKTRIVHCLLLVGLYQLLYMRVPAHAAVDEVVNATKSLKSDSLRGLVNGVLRRFLREQEDILAVVDKHWQTLHPEWFVNKLKKAYPNWREIIEANNQKPPMWLRVNQQQNNTKTYRTLLEEQEIAAFECDNPHALRLAQPLSVSKLPNFEQGAVTVQDLNAQWSVLLLEPQNGELILDACAAPGGKTTHVLEMAPQAKVIALDVEAHRLKRVEENLTRLNQQATVVCGDATEPEKWLSEIGLSGASFDRILLDAPCSATGVIRRHPDIKWLRQETDIAQLVALQGQILKALWAKLKPNGILLYATCSVLPDENSQQIQHFLAETPDAELMTLPFEQTENTIGIQFLPQENGGDGFYYAKLRKWSA; encoded by the coding sequence ATGGTATTTCAACGCAAAAAAACGGGAAAATCGACCGCACTTTCGGTACGCGCTATCGCTGCTCAAGTGATTTTGCAGGTTTTAGATCAGGGTAAGTCCTTATCAACGTTGATTCCAGAAGTACAATCACAGGTAAAACCACAGGATTTACCTTTATTACAGGAAATCACCTTTGGTATTTGTCGCGTATTGCCTCGTTTAGAAAATATTATAAAAAAATTATTAGATAAGCCATTGAAGGGTAAAACCCGCATCGTGCACTGCTTGCTATTGGTGGGATTGTACCAATTACTTTATATGCGCGTGCCCGCTCATGCGGCGGTAGATGAAGTGGTGAACGCCACAAAATCATTGAAATCAGATAGTTTACGTGGTTTGGTTAATGGTGTACTGCGTCGTTTCTTACGGGAGCAAGAGGATATTCTTGCCGTAGTAGATAAGCATTGGCAAACGCTTCATCCTGAATGGTTTGTGAATAAACTCAAAAAAGCTTATCCGAATTGGCGTGAAATTATTGAGGCGAATAACCAAAAGCCACCAATGTGGTTACGGGTCAATCAACAGCAAAATAACACGAAAACTTACCGCACTTTATTGGAAGAGCAAGAGATAGCAGCGTTTGAATGTGATAATCCACATGCTTTGCGTTTAGCACAACCACTTTCTGTCTCGAAACTACCGAATTTTGAACAAGGTGCAGTGACAGTTCAGGATCTCAATGCGCAATGGTCGGTCTTATTGCTTGAGCCACAAAATGGTGAATTAATTTTAGATGCTTGTGCGGCTCCCGGTGGGAAGACTACACATGTTTTAGAGATGGCGCCACAAGCGAAGGTAATAGCGCTTGATGTGGAGGCTCATCGCTTAAAACGTGTCGAGGAAAATCTTACTCGTTTGAATCAGCAGGCGACAGTTGTTTGTGGTGATGCGACGGAGCCAGAAAAGTGGCTCTCAGAAATAGGTTTAAGTGGTGCATCCTTTGATCGTATTTTATTAGATGCACCTTGCTCAGCAACGGGCGTGATTCGTCGTCATCCAGATATTAAATGGTTACGTCAAGAAACGGATATTGCTCAATTGGTTGCCTTGCAAGGACAAATTCTAAAAGCGCTGTGGGCAAAATTAAAACCTAATGGTATTTTGCTTTATGCGACTTGCTCGGTACTTCCTGATGAGAACAGTCAGCAAATACAGCATTTTTTAGCTGAAACACCCGATGCAGAATTAATGACATTGCCGTTTGAACAAACGGAAAATACGATTGGAATCCAATTCCTGCCACAAGAGAATGGTGGTGATGGGTTCTATTATGCAAAATTGAGAAAATGGTCAGCTTAA
- a CDS encoding glycosyltransferase family A protein, whose translation MNLPLIDVVIPCYNTEQTLVRAVESVLQQNNLGHLWLIDDASTDNTFALALQLAEQYPNRISIEQLPKNSGVAMARNWGAMLSAKSAVDFVAFLDADDAYEPGALEVAAATFHFQPDTSVVRLALKPINLAQRYAEHPNFDQAWQYMRMTCGGNIVFNKAFFLACGGFPTHQLFRELGGEDGALGIATTKTAKVATLFEDVGVLHFCREGMHAERLLDGLLFGKQDPAITAEKMAEAEQVTSTICRRIEALKCGLNSAEIGIRPLVVERTE comes from the coding sequence ATGAATTTGCCTTTAATTGATGTCGTCATTCCTTGCTATAACACTGAACAAACACTTGTTCGTGCAGTAGAGTCTGTGTTGCAGCAAAATAATCTTGGTCACCTTTGGCTGATTGATGATGCATCGACAGATAATACATTTGCATTAGCCTTACAGCTTGCAGAGCAATATCCAAACAGAATTTCTATCGAGCAATTGCCAAAAAATAGCGGTGTCGCAATGGCTCGAAATTGGGGCGCAATGCTCTCTGCTAAAAGTGCGGTCGATTTTGTCGCATTTTTAGATGCGGATGATGCATACGAACCTGGTGCATTGGAAGTGGCTGCGGCAACCTTTCATTTTCAGCCAGATACTTCAGTCGTAAGATTAGCATTAAAGCCGATAAATTTAGCCCAACGTTATGCAGAACACCCTAATTTTGATCAGGCATGGCAATATATGCGCATGACCTGCGGGGGAAATATCGTTTTCAATAAAGCTTTTTTCTTAGCGTGTGGCGGATTTCCAACACATCAATTATTCCGAGAGCTCGGCGGTGAAGATGGAGCCTTGGGCATTGCAACCACTAAAACGGCAAAAGTGGCGACCTTATTTGAAGATGTGGGTGTGTTGCATTTTTGTCGTGAAGGCATGCATGCGGAGCGTTTACTCGATGGCCTGTTATTTGGTAAACAAGATCCAGCGATTACAGCCGAAAAAATGGCAGAAGCTGAACAAGTCACATCGACTATTTGTCGCCGTATTGAGGCATTAAAGTGCGGTCTAAATTCAGCTGAAATTGGCATCCGACCTTTGGTTGTGGAGAGAACAGAATGA
- the trkA gene encoding Trk system potassium transporter TrkA, with protein sequence MKIIILGAGQVGTTLAANLVSEDNDITLVDNESQHLQNLQDKHDLRVVKGSPSSPKVLRDAGAADADLMIAVTASDEINMIACQLGYTLFNTPTRIARIRNAEYLREKDKLFNNENVPIDHLISPENLVTDEITRLIAYPGALQVAHFANNRISIVVVKAYYGGPLVGYALSAFKEHMPHIDCRIISILRNDRLIRPQGSTIIEAGDEITFICATEHIKAVMSELQRLEKTYKRIMIVGSGNIASGVAKQLEDKYQVKLIERDGEKAKFLAERLSKTLVFHGDASDQNLLFEEHIESVDVFLSLSADDEANIMSALLAKRLGAKKAMVLIQRMAYINLIQGGTIDIAVSPQQATISALLGHVRKGDIKNVASLRHGTAEAIELVVHGDATTSNVVGRHIGDLKLPVGAMIAAILRKNEVIIARRQVVIEEGDNVIVYINDKKSVSEIEKLFQPSAFFI encoded by the coding sequence ATGAAAATAATCATCTTAGGTGCAGGGCAAGTAGGCACAACACTTGCGGCAAATTTAGTGAGTGAAGATAACGACATCACACTGGTAGATAATGAATCTCAACATTTGCAGAATTTGCAAGATAAGCATGATTTACGCGTAGTTAAAGGTTCCCCTTCTTCACCCAAGGTTTTACGTGATGCGGGCGCCGCTGATGCAGATTTGATGATTGCCGTAACAGCATCAGATGAAATTAATATGATTGCTTGCCAGTTGGGATATACCCTTTTCAATACCCCAACACGTATTGCGCGTATTCGTAATGCGGAATATTTGCGTGAGAAAGATAAATTATTTAATAATGAAAACGTACCCATCGATCATCTTATTTCACCAGAAAATTTAGTTACGGATGAGATTACGCGTTTAATTGCTTATCCAGGCGCGTTGCAAGTGGCACATTTTGCCAATAATCGAATTAGCATTGTGGTTGTAAAAGCCTATTACGGTGGTCCTTTAGTAGGTTATGCGTTATCCGCTTTTAAAGAGCATATGCCGCACATTGATTGCCGTATCATTTCAATTTTACGTAATGATAGATTAATTCGTCCGCAAGGCTCGACCATTATTGAGGCAGGCGATGAAATTACCTTTATTTGTGCAACAGAACACATTAAAGCAGTGATGAGTGAGTTGCAACGCCTTGAGAAAACCTACAAACGTATCATGATCGTTGGCAGCGGGAATATTGCCTCAGGTGTGGCAAAACAGTTAGAAGATAAGTATCAAGTAAAACTCATTGAGCGCGATGGAGAAAAAGCGAAATTTTTAGCTGAAAGACTTTCTAAAACCCTGGTTTTCCATGGTGATGCTTCTGACCAAAATTTACTTTTTGAAGAGCATATTGAGAGCGTTGATGTCTTTTTATCTCTAAGTGCAGATGATGAAGCCAATATTATGTCGGCGTTACTGGCAAAACGCCTAGGGGCTAAAAAAGCCATGGTGCTTATCCAACGTATGGCATATATCAATTTGATTCAAGGCGGAACTATTGATATTGCAGTTTCACCACAACAAGCAACAATCTCAGCGTTATTAGGACATGTGCGTAAAGGGGATATCAAAAATGTGGCCTCTTTGCGTCATGGTACCGCGGAAGCCATTGAACTTGTTGTGCATGGCGATGCGACAACATCCAATGTGGTTGGAAGACACATTGGTGATCTTAAGCTGCCTGTAGGGGCGATGATTGCGGCAATTTTACGTAAAAATGAAGTAATCATTGCTCGTCGTCAGGTTGTTATTGAAGAAGGCGATAATGTGATTGTTTATATTAATGACAAGAAATCCGTGTCAGAAATTGAAAAATTATTCCAACCAAGTGCATTTTTTATTTAA
- the mscL gene encoding large-conductance mechanosensitive channel protein MscL translates to MSFLKEFREFAMRGNVVDMAVGVIIGGAFGKIVSSLVGDVVMPVLGILTGGVDFKDLKITLAQAVGETPAVTLNYGVFIQNVFDFIIIAFAIFMMIKGINKVKKPVEEVKGPSQEELLTEIRDLLKKQ, encoded by the coding sequence ATGAGCTTTCTTAAAGAATTCCGCGAATTCGCAATGCGCGGCAACGTAGTAGATATGGCAGTCGGTGTGATCATCGGTGGTGCTTTTGGTAAAATCGTAAGTTCACTTGTCGGTGACGTAGTAATGCCTGTATTAGGTATTTTAACTGGTGGCGTGGATTTCAAAGATTTGAAAATCACGTTAGCTCAAGCTGTAGGCGAAACCCCAGCGGTAACCTTAAACTACGGTGTATTTATTCAAAACGTTTTTGATTTCATCATCATTGCATTTGCAATCTTCATGATGATCAAAGGTATCAACAAAGTGAAAAAACCAGTAGAAGAAGTAAAAGGTCCTTCACAAGAAGAATTACTTACTGAAATTCGCGATTTATTAAAAAAACAATAA
- the ispF gene encoding 2-C-methyl-D-erythritol 2,4-cyclodiphosphate synthase, with protein MIRIGHGFDVHAFGEDRPLIIGGVEVPYHTGFIAHSDGDVALHALTDALLGAVALGDIGKLFPDTDMQYKNADSRVLLREAFRQVQAKGYKVGNVDVTIIAQAPKMRPHIDAMRAKIAEDLHCDIEQVNVKATTTEKLGFTGRSEGIACEAVALLLKA; from the coding sequence ATGATACGAATTGGACATGGGTTTGATGTTCATGCCTTTGGTGAAGATCGACCTTTAATTATTGGTGGCGTTGAAGTGCCTTACCACACTGGGTTTATTGCCCATTCTGATGGTGATGTCGCCTTACATGCCTTAACGGATGCTTTATTAGGTGCAGTAGCATTAGGCGATATTGGTAAACTCTTCCCTGATACCGATATGCAATATAAAAATGCAGATAGCCGTGTTTTATTACGAGAAGCATTCCGCCAAGTACAAGCAAAAGGCTATAAGGTCGGTAATGTGGATGTAACCATTATTGCTCAAGCCCCTAAAATGCGTCCTCATATCGATGCAATGCGAGCGAAAATTGCAGAAGATTTACATTGTGATATTGAGCAAGTCAATGTGAAGGCAACTACAACAGAAAAACTTGGCTTTACAGGCCGAAGTGAAGGTATTGCTTGCGAGGCTGTCGCATTATTATTAAAAGCTTAA
- the ispD gene encoding 2-C-methyl-D-erythritol 4-phosphate cytidylyltransferase produces MNREIIAVIPAAGVGSRMQANKPKQYLKILDKTILEHTLSVILSHPAINHVILAVGKNDPYLSEITLFPHKNITLIEGGETRAESVLNGLKAIKNEQAWALVHDAARPCLTHQDLDKLLQIDDEHGAILAIPAVDTIKRANKQQDIIKTEDRAELWLAQTPQFFRCDLLRNALKQGLSQGANITDEASAMELAGFQPHLVAGRSDNIKVTRPEDLALAEFYLTRKTL; encoded by the coding sequence ATGAACCGTGAAATTATTGCCGTCATTCCTGCTGCGGGTGTTGGAAGCCGTATGCAGGCAAATAAACCTAAGCAATATCTGAAAATCCTAGACAAGACGATTCTGGAACATACACTCTCTGTCATTCTATCCCACCCTGCAATCAATCACGTTATTCTTGCAGTAGGAAAAAATGATCCCTATCTTTCTGAAATAACTTTATTTCCACACAAAAATATTACACTTATTGAAGGTGGTGAAACACGAGCAGAGTCTGTTCTCAATGGGCTGAAAGCGATTAAAAATGAGCAAGCTTGGGCATTGGTGCATGATGCAGCCAGACCTTGTTTAACCCATCAAGATTTAGATAAATTGCTCCAAATCGATGATGAACACGGCGCTATTTTGGCCATTCCAGCGGTCGATACGATTAAACGCGCGAATAAACAACAAGATATTATTAAAACAGAAGATCGCGCTGAACTTTGGCTTGCACAAACACCTCAATTTTTCCGTTGCGATCTATTAAGAAATGCACTTAAACAGGGGCTTTCTCAAGGCGCTAATATTACAGATGAAGCCTCTGCGATGGAACTCGCCGGATTTCAACCGCACTTGGTCGCGGGACGGAGCGATAATATAAAAGTAACACGTCCAGAAGATTTAGCTTTAGCCGAATTTTATTTAACAAGGAAAACTCTATGA
- the ftsB gene encoding cell division protein FtsB, which produces MRLFIGILVGILVLFQYDLWFGKNGYFDYKDVAAQIKENKAENETLSQRNQMISAEIQGLTKGFESIEERARMGHDMVKPNEVFYHIVKEHK; this is translated from the coding sequence ATGCGTCTTTTCATTGGAATTTTAGTAGGTATTCTCGTGCTATTTCAGTACGATCTTTGGTTTGGTAAAAATGGCTATTTTGACTACAAAGATGTCGCCGCTCAAATCAAAGAGAATAAAGCAGAAAATGAAACACTCTCACAAAGAAATCAAATGATTTCAGCTGAAATTCAAGGGTTAACAAAAGGTTTTGAATCCATTGAAGAACGTGCACGCATGGGTCACGATATGGTCAAACCAAACGAGGTGTTCTATCACATCGTCAAAGAGCATAAATAA